The following DNA comes from Naumovozyma dairenensis CBS 421 chromosome 4, complete genome.
ATGAGGTAATAACTCTACTACTTCGCCAGGTAATCTCCCATCCACTTTAATAGCATACATACCAGGGATATAAGGATCCACACTAAGCCATTTCGCGACCCATGATTTGCCCGGTTTACACATACCTACGAGTCCTTCAAATGAAGGTGATGTACATTCCATGGTACCGACACCAGCTTCTTCGAATATTCCTTGACAGTTCGGACATCCATTTGTGTTAAATTCGTTTGTCGTTTGTACTATACCGCATAGCATGCATGCTCTTTCACTGgactatttttttaaatatttgcGTTGCACTAGATTAAAGGTGTATAGAAACGGATAGAGTTGATCCTCTATATTCGATCtctttgatatatattcttatttgCCACTGCGCTGACAATCCTACTTATCAAGATATATCTTACCTCTGCCTAGTCTACTAATCTAGAAAACAAGTTTAGTTACTGTCAATTTTTCCCTACTATACACAAATTTCATTACAGGACAGTACCCTTGTCGGGAGCCGCGGGTAGATATCAATCCCTGTGAcataaaatgaaaaaagttACCCGCCTGCCCTGCCCTACCCTGccacacacacacacatacACAGACACAGACAGACCCTTCCAAGCAAAGAAATAAAGTCTTCTGTTGTTAATAACAGTAAGGTAGAAGAGCTCTTATAGTAGCAGCCGTTCCTGATCATTAATAgttagttattattattattagttcttgtattctttattatagGTATTTGAATTTGCTTTTGAAGGGAGAAGAATCAAGGTTCGAGTATAATAAGTGGTGCTAGCATATTGATGgttaattttattatcataataaGACTTCTACTGCTCTGGACTCTCTATATATCTATTTCACACGGGATTAGCGATCATTCTCATAAATTtataaagtatataaaGGTATAAAAGTGTAATATAAAAAGTATTCATTcttaattctttgaattaatgaaaagtTCTCAGCTTAGGTAATCTCGGCAGTCCAACATTCGTTtgttataataatagtgTACAATTATGTTAAAATGGATAGTTACTAACCATACATACTTGCCCGAGTAAATTATGACTACTTTCAGTATTGGGCAAGCGCGGGTAGCTGCAACTATAAATCTAAAAGACAGATTTTACAATAAACTAGCTTATGCTTGCTTCTTTaagtaataatatccaTCAGATCTTTGTTCCATTTCCTTAGTAACAAATGATGGTGGATTTTCTTGCTTTGAACTAtcatataaaataataccGTTCCCCAAGGCATGTTtcctttcattttttttataaaaatataatacaacAAAAGTCCATGCCCCATAAATTGCCCCAAATATCAAACAAACAGTATACCCAGTTTTAAACCTTGGAGATTCCACAGTTGGCCATGCTAAATTTGGAATCCATGCATTAGTTGATTGAGAAAATGAATAGATAGCAATCCAAGTGATAGCTTTAACTTGCGGATCAAATCttaagaaatcattaatgaatgaCCATAAACATGGAGATGGTGCCACACTGAAATATGTAGTTAAAAATGCAAACCATTTAGCATTGGATGGAATATCCCATTTGATTAATAATCCACATGAAATACAATTCATTATAGCTGCGAATACCATAAATATCCATTTACAATGGAATAAATCAGCACCAGCAGCGCAAACGAAAACATAAGCAAAACCTAAACATGCTGGCAAAACACTTAAATTGTTAACTTGTTCAATTGAATACTTGGTGTTTGATTTCAACCAAAGTGTATAAGAACCACTAAATGCAGTCATATTGTTCCATGAACATGTATCGAATATTAAAAGAACCCAGAATGTTGGTGTAAAGAAAACTTTCTTCCATAAATCCCATTtaaacaaagaaatcaatttaGAACTATCAATACCatctttaatttgatttcttttgtttctaaCTCTTGCAATTCtgatttcttcatctgtcaagaataatgaataacATTTGGATGGAATACCGGGAATAACGAAGAAGCCTAAGATAGCAGTTGGCAATGAGATTGCAATTGCATCGATTAAAAACATCCATCTCCAACCAGCTAGTCCATTAACGCCATTTAAACTTTTAAAAATACGTGCTTGTAAAAGACCCGATGTTACACCACCTAAAAGTTGTCCACAGAAGAATAAAAACACTCGAGAGGTTAATTCATCAGGTGCATACCAACAACCCAAGATATATTGTGAGACAGGATAATATGCCGCACCAAAAGCATTAAGAATGAATCTGTAAGCTTGTAATTctgataatgatttagCTCTATAGCATGCAAATGTGAACCAAGTCCAACCTAAATCCATCATTggtaatataatatgagCAGGATATTTGGGTAATAAATACATGAATGGTAACTGGAAAACAATAGCACCGACGTTTGAAATGGTAGACGTATGGATATAGTCGTTCCCTTTCATATGTAAATCTTCTTTCATATTGGACACATAAGCATTTGTATAATTATTTGTATCAACAGATTTGGACCAGCATAACACCAAGAAATAAAACCCGACAACGATATCTAATttgtataataattttctttccgCTTTACTATGGGTTGTATGATTTGGATATAGGAATTCATACCATTTACGAGACTTCCTATATTCTTTGTTAATTctatattcaaattcatcgAAATATTTCCACCATTTACGACCATTTTCATCTCTTAATTCGTACGGAATGTTAGGTTGTAATTTTGTAGTAGCACCGTTAGTAGATGCAAAAGTTTCATGATTTTCATCATGGAAACTTTCAAGATCAGCACcagaattagaagaagacgaTTTTTTCCTCTGGGTAATTTCTTCAGATTCTCTCATGACGTCTAATGATGatacatcatcatcatcatcatcatcatcatcatagTTGGCACCAGATTCGGCGTTAATATCTTCAGGTAAGATTCTTAAATGTGGGAAGAATTTCTTCCGataatcaatattttttaacaTTGTTCAAATGATAGCAGTCTAGTATGTCGAGGAGATTATTTTGGTGACTTTATCGAGGAGCTTTGAATGataattgatgaaaataagaGGAATGTTATCgaaaattgaaatacaTGGGAAGAATTGcttgaatatttatatacCTTTCTGTGGAAGGTAATATATAGATGTGGTTTGAAATCCTAGGATGAATGGATAGTAAATTTATCTGAGCAGTGGTTGCTGAATTTGACTAATACATCTTTCATGTGATGATCACTGTTCATGCAGGACATTAGGTTTTTCAGGTTCCTTCTACATTTGATAgtgtaaatttttcagatgCTGTCTTTTGTGTCGGAGTCAGGTTGACATGACTCGCGTGAAAACTGCTGTGTGCGTCTGTgtgaatttgaattgaattgaattggCCCAGAAAGCGGCTCTGTGTCACATGTTCTCGTTCTCTGTCACTATATGGATTCGTGCTCCTATAGATTCACAAGCTGATAAAATTAACTGGTGTGTAACCTCCTATATCCTATAAGTGCTGTTATCTGTAAGTAAAAAACTGACATTTCTATGTACACATTTTGTCTTCCACGATATAGGAATATATCACAGGTTGCTCTGATGCCGCACGTATggttttttgttttcagGATTCTTAGTTAATAACGAACAAACCAAATGACTGATTGACAGAAGATTTAATTTCTGGAGCTATCATGACCATCTTGAATTGCATtccaaaaacaaaatacgGGAAAAATCACATTCTCGATGATTCACCGTCCATATTTTCTTGTCAATTTTCTAATGACATTGTCGTTACCCTTGTTGAATTTCTATCAAAGAATGGTTAAATGTGACTAATAAAGATTTAAGAGTACTAATCGTTAACTTATTGGAAAACTTCGAAGAACATGTGGGTTTGAAGAAATCCTCAAAATTTGCCCCCCTtggtaaaaataaaaagttaTATTTACCTATGTTTCATTCATGTAAGCTAGCCtttaaaaaatgttttaaaCTGTAGTTTTTGGCCAATTCTAGCGtattgataaaataaattagcCGCCCATGTAAAGAGATTATTTCACGAAGTAAGTTTTCAGATTTGAATCTTGGACTTTGTTGATGtacaaagaatatatagaCTAAAAGGGGGAAAGGTGAAATGTTTGTCCCTTTGACAATCTTAactcatattttttttttttacacAAAATTTTGTTACGATATTTGTTGAAGtgttttatttatttttgaaatactgtatttcatcttctataGAATTTAGCTCCTTAACAAAATTCacatatattttattacaaataaataaggTTGTCGCAACTGACAGAACAGAAACATAATACAAAGATCGTTTCCTAAAAAGGATTTTGTTTTAATATTAGTCTATTCTCTTTTAAAATGTCATTGAAAAGTTACCTGGGATTTCTGTAGCTGTTGTTCATAATTCCAGCTCGTTAGCTCCGAACACATATTTTCGAGAGGGCTTCCAAAGGTGGAAACGCCTCCCGAAATTATCTTAGCCATAGTTTTCTAAATTAGCCATATATGATAGAAATTGGTTCTTATTGTTCTAGTTGCAGTAGTAATTATCTCTTTTCATAACTGATTAACTGACACTTTCACCAAGTTATGGCTAAAAAACCTTACCctaacaagaaaaaaattactatGACCCGGGTAATGGACCACGcaactatttttttttccaaaagtttttgaataataataaactgGAAAAGTTTTTCACttctttcatttctttatacttttcaattatgcttatttattaaattactTGTCACTGCTTTTCGGTTTTAGCTTGGTTGTTCGttaatttttcacaaaACCAATCAAACAAATACCCAATCCAGATAAAGTATGATCCCAATGGTTAAGTACTAAACATTTTTTAGATGGGATATACACATAcattttatcaattatgGAAAGAAAGGAATTCATGTTATGATATTTTCTCTCATCTTTTACTTCTCTTTAATAGTTGCCCCGTCCCTAAGAATATCATATTATTCGCCCAGTTAAACAGAAGGTAagatttcaattgaaagaatcaAGATTGTCCCATATCATTACTAATAGTGTCAATCCAATTGTAAGTTAGGAGTTCAGTAAATGTTCTATATTCCGTCGAATATGTTCATATTACAGAAGGTATGGGAGTTTGATACCTTTCAATTAGTTTAAGATATAGTTAAATCCCTCTCATTGTTCCTtgagaaaaggaaaattgaTGGACACTTATCTATGTTATAaatcttattatttgatgataatagaatatatccaacttatttttctttcaattttgtgTGTCCCATTCTAAACCAAAAAGTAGTTCTATGATTGATTACATAATGTACGTTGTATTTACTAACTTCTCCAAAATATTCTGGCCCAAGATATAAAAAAGAATGACTCGTTCCTCTGTTCTAGCTGACGCTTTAAATGCCATTAACAACGCTGAAAAGACCGGTAAGCGTCAAGTCATGATAAGACCATCTTCCAAAgtcattattaaattcttaCAAGTTATGCAAAAGCATGGTATGTTTTTCTTTCCGTCTTCTTTCCATACACAAAACgcaataaaaacaaaacgAGAACACCCCGGACTGATAACTAGATTGTTTGTCGGTGGAAAATCTTTTTTCCAAACTTTTGTCAGTCCCTTACAGTCCTTTAAGTGTCCGGgatattaattttaaacaaagtttattcttttttttagaAAGGGGGATCGATTCTTACACGATGGTCATAGAATAAATGTGATTTCTTTTATCGTTTACTTTCCCTCtacaatttttcattttttttatgttcttgttcttaTGTTTGTGTTTGTGCGTATGCTCCCTTTGGTTTATGAAATTTCCAATTACTaacattttattaaataataataaacttaCGGGTTTTATTtgctaattttttttctttctagGTTACATTGgtgaatttgaatatattgatgatCATAGATCAGGTAAGATAGTGATTCAATTAAACGGTAGATTAAATAAATGTGGTGTCATTTCACCAAGATTTAACGTCAagattaatgatattgaaaaatggacAGCTAATTTATTACCAGCTAGACAATTTGGTTTCGTTATCTTGACTACATCTGCTGGTATCATGGATCATGAAGAAGCTAGAAGAAAGCATGTCTCTGGTAAGATCTTAGGTTTCGTCTATTAATcaaaatttcttcttattcgttaataaataatattacgTAACTAAAGGTTCTGTCTATCtaaaatttttcttttttttgtagtaatatatactatTCCTATACTAAAATTAAGCACTAGAGAATATTATGGATATCTTTTATAGTGAAAGTAACTTGACACAGCCACTGAAAGTATACTCGCGTTTGTTATGAATGACCTTTTCATAAATTTTGGATCGTCAGTACTGTCAGACGAGTAAGGAAGCTCACTCGGTCACTTATTCATTCaatcatatatattactaaactattatatttgattttcttcGTATTGTAATATCATGAATACTACTTGCAGTGAGATCATCAGTGGAAAAATATTGCTTGTTTTTTATgttcaagaaaatttaaaagtatGTAAGAATATATGATTATTTGGAATAGTCATggaaatgaatatatgaGAAAGGAAGATGGTCTTGGTAGTCAAATACCATTATTGATAGTATCATTGTTACTATTATCAATTGTTGGGTTGTCCATGGTTGCACTGCCATTTGTAGTAACGATACCATCGCGAGATGAGCTATTTGCTGAATATGGAGTTGGGTTCTTCTTAGGAGACATGTCTAAAGATGAATATCTTCTTGGATTTAGAATGAACGGCAAACGTTGATTAGAGTAATAATTATTAGTTATTCTTATTGGCGATGTGTTGCAATTCGCGTAAGTATAGTTTGATTGTTGTATTGACGGAAGTTGTTGAAAatttaatcttttattatcattttgttGGTTTACTTCAGTATCAATATCATAAGAattgttatcattaataatttcgGCAATTGaacattttctttttccgtttgttgttgctgttgctgttgctgtcGCTGTCGGTTCAATAGTAGTGGATATTGAAGGAATTTTATTTAACGGCTTATGTTGATCTGCGGTTATAGTagttattttatttttatgttcgtttaatggaatattattacttgaAGGACGACTAGTAGTAGTACGAGCATTGTTAATGGAGATGATGGTATTAGGGAcaaaatttggattatCAGTACTGGcattattgaatgatatttGTTGTGAATGAATTCTAGTGTGTGGCCTAGTAGtatgtttcaatttcaaatctaaAGCATGTAAAGTTCTTGAACTCATTTCCATTAATTTACTTTTTGTTAAATCATCTAGATAAGGAGATATCAAtaacttttttttaataatttcttcaatgaaatatgtggaaataaattttaaaagataatgataaccCTTAAATTCCATTGAATTAAGatcaaataatatgatTGATAAAtccttttcaaataatacgtcaatattaattcttttatttggatttttaATGTAAtgattaatgaaaaatgaaatacaTTGAAATTCATGATCTTCAGATTCCTTATTAtctttgttattattttttgtatgATTCATAATGATAGAATACCAAACGAAGAATAAcatttgaattattggatttttcaaatatccTAAAGTATGATTTGATGCATTTGGGAATGGTACAATTAAATCACAAGaacaaattttcaattggaatattattatatccACGATTAATcttataaatttttcattaatgatcaattcattatcttccaattgttgttcattCGTAGCTGTTGATGTGGTGGTTATGGTAAGtaaatttattagaatAGGGATGACACAAATTcctaaattatttaaaatcaaagaacTATCAGTTGGGTGAATTATGTTTAAAAAATCATCGATATACCAAGATTGATTAAGACGAGGATATTGTATTGATGGTTTTTTCATAGTTGGTGTTGATAACAATGTATGATTTTGCAAGGATACAttattctttgtttttatttttgcaATTGAACTACTAGGATCTTCTAAAACACCATTTCTTGATATAAGTACTGGTGATCTTAATATTCTTAAAAAATCCAACCAAGTTACTTCCCATAATAACCAATGttcatttgataaaatGGGGATTAAATATtctgataataatggtatGAATTTATCTGGACAATTTGGtaacaaaatattatatttccagtttttcaaattttgtaTTGTTGAAAACACATGTGGATCATGATTTTTTGATGGCTGATTGtgatgaatattattagtacgtaaaattgaatttgcAAACATTGAAACTTTTTTGTTTGCATTGATTAAACTATTATGATATTCTCTTAAAGATTGGAAATTTCCATTATAAGTATTTGGTAAAGAAGtcattaatattgattcacaatataaagaatttgCTAAACTGTTTAATATGAATTTCccattaaattcaatatatgaGGTAgatttattagttattaataattcaattaattttatatcttcattattttctttatagtTATTACCAGTGGTGtcatttttatcaattaaagTTTGGTTAGTGAACcatttataaatttttaatgatgtgtcattgaatgaattgGTTATTTTGATTAAAGAAACCCATAGATTAAAGATATTCCAAAAAGTTTCTTCACcagtatcattattatcacaAAGATAACGAAGCAGGTTATCATTTGTTGACGCATTgttatcaataataatgtttaatatattttgaaaatgtaGATCTAAAAAGTTTATTATGTTGTCCAAAGAATAAATCTTACTTGATGATTTAGACGTAGGAGAAAGGGAAGAATAAGAACATAATAAGATATgagataatattgaataagtaattattataatttcaatattttcatttgaatttggaaCCAATTCTTTAGCTTCATTTAAACTTAATAGCCATAATTTTTCTGAAtcatttcttgatttttccAAAGGAGATGATTCTAATTTACctaaagataataatgataataataaagagGGTGAATTTATTTCCATAACATCTTTTTTGAtgttttttaataataatgattttgaatGATCAGtgtttaataaatgatttaaacTCAATTGAGttaaatgatttatttgtttcaaatCATATGGGAAAACCTCTTTGTTATATTTGGAgatcaaatataaatatacactttcatcaatttcgtgttttatttttatatcttGATGATCCTTTTCTTTCCCAATTTGATTACCATTTGGATATTTCTTATTGTGATATATCAGGGAAATACTTGGTATTAAagaggaggaagaagaggaGAAGGGAGGTACAGACTGATGATCATGTTTCTGTTGTTGGAGGGAAgacaaagaagaagaagtagGAGAAGGAGAACGTACAAGAATGTTATGTATGTccttttgtttatttttcctctttttgttcttcctccttttggtattattattattattattattattatttatttcggagtttgtttttattttcaaatttttgtcagaaatatgtttaatatttgaatttgaatttttatctgaatgatcaattttaattaaagatctaataattgtttcaatGGAAGTTTGAGAGAATTCAGAAGgatcttcatttttaagATTATCTTTCTGAAGCAAATTGATTTGGTCTTTATGAACAGTTTTAAGATGTCTGATTGTTAGGTCACTTCTGACAAAACTATGATCACACAGTAAACATTTATAGGGTTTAAACCCTGTATGAGATCTTTCATGTCTAATCTTATGTTCTGATCTTGAGAATGCCTTTGCACAAAAGGaacaaataaatctttTGGAGAATATTCCAGTTTTTGGTGGAGATATGTTTTTATTACTTGATGAGCAATTTGGTGAAGAATCTAGAGGTTGTGGGGGATGGTTATCACTACCAATTGAGGTCCCCGAATAAGAAGCTAAAGATGTTGAGGAgactgaagaagaagaagaaggcaTAGGCATAGGCATAGGTATATGTTCCGTAAGAGATGTGGACTTGGAATTGGGTAAATCATTGGTCTTGTTATCATGATCACCATCGACAGCCATTGTCTATGAatatttgttgttcttcttaTTACTGTATACAGGGCTGTGTTAAGGAAGGAATCAACAATTTAAGACCGGTCtgtatatatttgtatGATATGGCAGAATATACTGGAAGGGgcgtatatatatataagataAGACAAGATAGGGACTAACTATACCAATAAACAATAACCATATAGTTCCGAGGTGTCTCGCCCCCACTCATCACACACACacctatatatatatatatgtatagagtatataatattatatccttcaatatattatcgGAGACTCCGTTAGCCCCACCTCTGACCTCTCACATATTGTTGGGACACCACAACCCCATATACACATACACATACACATACACACTGCGGGGCAAATCCCAAAGGCAAAGTGGAACGCAAAGTGGAACGCAAAGTGGGAACCCCAACCCCAAGCATGACAGAATGGGGACAGGGACAGGGACAGGGACAGAGCCCGAGACAGGGGTCCCCACCACCTCATCATTGTATATGTATACTATAAACTATACCGATATTGTGACCGTGATACCCACGACCACGACCACGCCGACGCATGCGCAAGCGCAGATGACGATGATCCGATGCCCGGCATGCGgggaacaacaacagccCCCGTAACCCCGGTGGTCCGGTCCCCTAATTTCTTATCCTTACTTACTTGTATGTATTCTCCGatatcttatatatatatatatatatatatatatatatacacaCACAGGCAGACTGCGGATTATATTGTATCATATTAcactatatatatgtaaacCCTGATATCCCTTGTAGATACACTTGTACGCCGGACGGTGTGTTAACTCTCGTATTCCGGTAACTCATATTCTTGGTAACTTGGCGCATTATCATAGGTCGATGATAGACTACTGCAAGTAGTAGGAGCAGACGTAGTGTCCGTCAGCACCCTGGTGGTATCTCTCTGCATTATATTCTCTTGAATACTATCATCATAATGTGCGTTTATAGGCACATCATGTTGTAATAACCGATCTTGTCCATGATCTTGATAATTAGGCGGAGGTAACTCCGGTTCATAGCTAAATTGGTTTACAATCGTATTCCCATTAGCATTATTCACTATATTATCATGCGAGAAAATTGGCACAAATTCGTTAGGTCGGAAATGTATTTTACCATTTTGTTGATCAAATAAGACTAATCGACCTTCCAAATAAACCTGTGgtgaaatatataataaaacagGCAAATTAGCTTTGATTTCTAAACTTTTAAATCCATTATTCCCATTCATcccatcatcatcgtctGATCGCCTTTTCAAATGTATCCTTATAATTAACTTATGTAAAACTCttattaaatcatcatttaaatcaCAATCTTGtgtcaatttcttcaaattattGGGTATCTTAACATTACTCGAAAgttcaaatttatcaacTAACATATTAGTTTCATTCTCCACTAGATTACCAAACTTAGTCATAGattgtttgaaaattgtaacttcatcatcatatacttcattattagaatcCTTCATACTGTAATATTGATTCAAATTAACACTAATCTTATTTAAAATGTACCCCTTTTGGAATGGGAATATCTTAATATTAATTGGTGTCATACTACCTAT
Coding sequences within:
- the NDAI0D04230 gene encoding 40S ribosomal protein uS8 (similar to Saccharomyces cerevisiae RPS22B (YLR367W); ancestral locus Anc_4.213), which codes for MTRSSVLADALNAINNAEKTGKRQVMIRPSSKVIIKFLQVMQKHGYIGEFEYIDDHRSGKIVIQLNGRLNKCGVISPRFNVKINDIEKWTANLLPARQFGFVILTTSAGIMDHEEARRKHVSGKILGFVY
- the SPT4 gene encoding transcription elongation factor SPT4 (similar to Saccharomyces cerevisiae SPT4 (YGR063C); ancestral locus Anc_4.210), with product MLCGIVQTTNEFNTNGCPNCQGIFEEAGVGTMECTSPSFEGLVGMCKPGKSWVAKWLSVDPYIPGMYAIKVDGRLPGEVVELLPHYKPRDGSQVE
- the VHT1 gene encoding Vht1p (similar to Saccharomyces cerevisiae VHT1 (YGR065C); ancestral locus Anc_4.212) translates to MLKNIDYRKKFFPHLRILPEDINAESGANYDDDDDDDDDVSSLDVMRESEEITQRKKSSSSNSGADLESFHDENHETFASTNGATTKLQPNIPYELRDENGRKWWKYFDEFEYRINKEYRKSRKWYEFLYPNHTTHSKAERKLLYKLDIVVGFYFLVLCWSKSVDTNNYTNAYVSNMKEDLHMKGNDYIHTSTISNVGAIVFQLPFMYLLPKYPAHIILPMMDLGWTWFTFACYRAKSLSELQAYRFILNAFGAAYYPVSQYILGCWYAPDELTSRVFLFFCGQLLGGVTSGLLQARIFKSLNGVNGLAGWRWMFLIDAIAISLPTAILGFFVIPGIPSKCYSLFLTDEEIRIARVRNKRNQIKDGIDSSKLISLFKWDLWKKVFFTPTFWVLLIFDTCSWNNMTAFSGSYTLWLKSNTKYSIEQVNNLSVLPACLGFAYVFVCAAGADLFHCKWIFMVFAAIMNCISCGLLIKWDIPSNAKWFAFLTTYFSVAPSPCLWSFINDFLRFDPQVKAITWIAIYSFSQSTNAWIPNLAWPTVESPRFKTGYTVCLIFGAIYGAWTFVVLYFYKKNERKHALGNGIILYDSSKQENPPSFVTKEMEQRSDGYYYLKKQA
- the NDAI0D04240 gene encoding uncharacterized protein (similar to Saccharomyces cerevisiae YGR067C; ancestral locus Anc_4.214), yielding MAVDGDHDNKTNDLPNSKSTSLTEHIPMPMPMPSSSSSVSSTSLASYSGTSIGSDNHPPQPLDSSPNCSSSNKNISPPKTGIFSKRFICSFCAKAFSRSEHKIRHERSHTGFKPYKCLLCDHSFVRSDLTIRHLKTVHKDQINLLQKDNLKNEDPSEFSQTSIETIIRSLIKIDHSDKNSNSNIKHISDKNLKIKTNSEINNNNNNNNNTKRRKNKKRKNKQKDIHNILVRSPSPTSSSLSSLQQQKHDHQSVPPFSSSSSSLIPSISLIYHNKKYPNGNQIGKEKDHQDIKIKHEIDESVYLYLISKYNKEVFPYDLKQINHLTQLSLNHLLNTDHSKSLLLKNIKKDVMEINSPSLLLSLLSLGKLESSPLEKSRNDSEKLWLLSLNEAKELVPNSNENIEIIIITYSILSHILLCSYSSLSPTSKSSSKIYSLDNIINFLDLHFQNILNIIIDNNASTNDNLLRYLCDNNDTGEETFWNIFNLWVSLIKITNSFNDTSLKIYKWFTNQTLIDKNDTTGNNYKENNEDIKLIELLITNKSTSYIEFNGKFILNSLANSLYCESILMTSLPNTYNGNFQSLREYHNSLINANKKVSMFANSILRTNNIHHNQPSKNHDPHVFSTIQNLKNWKYNILLPNCPDKFIPLLSEYLIPILSNEHWLLWEVTWLDFLRILRSPVLISRNGVLEDPSSSIAKIKTKNNVSLQNHTLLSTPTMKKPSIQYPRLNQSWYIDDFLNIIHPTDSSLILNNLGICVIPILINLLTITTTSTATNEQQLEDNELIINEKFIRLIVDIIIFQLKICSCDLIVPFPNASNHTLGYLKNPIIQMLFFVWYSIIMNHTKNNNKDNKESEDHEFQCISFFINHYIKNPNKRINIDVLFEKDLSIILFDLNSMEFKGYHYLLKFISTYFIEEIIKKKLLISPYLDDLTKSKLMEMSSRTLHALDLKLKHTTRPHTRIHSQQISFNNASTDNPNFVPNTIISINNARTTTSRPSSNNIPLNEHKNKITTITADQHKPLNKIPSISTTIEPTATATATATTNGKRKCSIAEIINDNNSYDIDTEVNQQNDNKRLNFQQLPSIQQSNYTYANCNTSPIRITNNYYSNQRLPFILNPRRYSSLDMSPKKNPTPYSANSSSRDGIVTTNGSATMDNPTIDNSNNDTINNGI